A stretch of the Thermofilum adornatum genome encodes the following:
- a CDS encoding ribose-phosphate diphosphokinase: MEQIVIISGSQANALAQKVASQLGIPHYPSTIRYFPDGELYLRLPTDVKGKKIILFESFARRPNDALVETVFLSETLHDKGAGEVILVAPYLPYLRQDSEFNPGEIVSAKMFSTMLSKAGIDALVTVDPHLHRFKDLSELFKMKTLKVSAMPLLAEYFYNYHQEALVVAPDEEAEQWAKLFSGKVNAPYIVLEKHRFGDTEVEVSGSIPKGTTAVIVDDIISTGGTIVEAAEKLKEHGFTSIHVCVTHALLVQDAEAKIFQAGVKSLIATDTVINPYMRVSVAKIIGEALERLMSHVGNRA, from the coding sequence GTGGAACAAATAGTAATCATCTCTGGAAGCCAAGCGAATGCCCTGGCGCAAAAAGTAGCAAGCCAGCTAGGTATTCCTCATTACCCCTCTACCATCAGATACTTTCCTGACGGAGAACTATATTTAAGGCTTCCCACAGATGTTAAAGGAAAGAAAATTATATTGTTCGAGAGCTTTGCGAGGCGTCCCAACGACGCTCTCGTTGAAACAGTATTTTTATCGGAAACTCTGCATGATAAGGGTGCAGGCGAAGTAATACTAGTGGCCCCATATTTACCCTATCTTAGACAGGACTCCGAGTTTAACCCCGGCGAAATTGTCAGCGCAAAAATGTTTTCCACCATGCTCTCCAAGGCCGGAATAGATGCCCTTGTCACAGTTGACCCTCACCTTCATAGGTTCAAAGACTTGTCAGAGCTCTTTAAAATGAAGACGCTTAAAGTATCAGCTATGCCTCTATTAGCCGAGTACTTTTACAACTATCATCAAGAGGCGCTTGTCGTTGCTCCCGACGAGGAAGCAGAACAGTGGGCTAAACTTTTCTCTGGAAAAGTAAACGCGCCCTACATTGTTTTGGAGAAACACCGCTTTGGCGACACTGAGGTCGAGGTCTCGGGCAGTATACCCAAGGGAACTACAGCGGTTATAGTGGACGACATTATTAGTACTGGCGGCACAATTGTTGAAGCCGCAGAGAAGCTTAAGGAACACGGCTTCACGTCTATACACGTATGTGTCACACATGCTCTGCTTGTCCAGGATGCCGAGGCAAAGATATTCCAAGCTGGAGTTAAGAGCTTGATAGCTACTGATACAGTTATTAATCCCTATATGCGTGTTTCTGTAGCAAAAATC
- a CDS encoding RNase P subunit p30 family protein — translation MSKKAKYIDAYAAELPLDRLKELSGEDLHKWINDTYSVAVEAGYAGCAVTTRITRYKGDLYLLVRKFDEAVANTREEGALVFSRCHIEVTNQPELKRILGNIRRYCDLISVSPQDRQLMAFSSRDHRIDVISLPPEKAPPFFSGDIVELKAQEKLIEVTVSSLFSGNMLNPYRIRALRDSLKTIKKKNLKIIVSTGPQQIYSPRDPRALISFAKIFLEIDQAKLSKDMSDGIYKRISENQLKRSGKIPVRGVEIEK, via the coding sequence ATGAGTAAAAAAGCCAAGTACATAGATGCTTACGCCGCCGAGCTACCTCTAGATAGGCTTAAAGAATTGTCGGGAGAGGACCTTCACAAATGGATAAACGACACTTATTCTGTTGCTGTTGAAGCCGGATATGCAGGGTGTGCCGTTACCACTAGAATTACTAGGTACAAAGGGGACTTGTATCTTCTTGTAAGGAAATTCGATGAAGCGGTTGCAAATACCAGGGAAGAAGGTGCACTCGTATTCTCGCGTTGCCACATTGAAGTAACGAATCAGCCAGAACTCAAAAGGATTCTAGGAAACATTAGACGCTATTGTGACTTGATATCTGTATCTCCACAGGACAGGCAGCTAATGGCCTTCAGTAGTAGGGATCATAGGATAGATGTCATTAGTCTGCCCCCAGAAAAGGCTCCCCCGTTTTTTTCAGGCGACATAGTAGAATTAAAGGCTCAAGAGAAGCTCATCGAAGTGACAGTCTCAAGTCTTTTCTCCGGCAACATGCTTAACCCCTATCGGATAAGGGCGCTGAGAGATTCTCTGAAAACCATCAAAAAGAAAAATCTCAAAATAATAGTATCAACGGGTCCCCAGCAGATATATTCGCCGAGGGATCCCAGGGCATTAATCAGCTTTGCAAAAATTTTCTTGGAGATCGACCAGGCAAAGCTTTCAAAGGACATGTCTGATGGCATATATAAAAGGATAAGTGAAAACCAGCTGAAGAGGAGCGGCAAGATTCCTGTTAGAGGTGTAGAGATTGAGAAGTAA
- a CDS encoding RNA-binding domain-containing protein — protein sequence MSRRTHSNSVSRIEFSCFVHATEEESKVTNAVLNLFPEELREDVTKNIYKMVTHGYHGNPIVILRVLLSSEKDSENTFSHIVSSLSEDDFQSLVSTIPERFDHGKLYIRVDKQKAYGGNVSLSESDDVIRIVVSLKPHLRSPQSIENFLISLRKAPTRAA from the coding sequence ATGAGCAGAAGAACACACAGTAATTCAGTAAGCAGGATAGAATTTTCCTGTTTTGTCCATGCAACTGAAGAAGAATCAAAAGTCACGAATGCAGTTTTGAACCTTTTTCCAGAGGAACTAAGAGAAGATGTTACTAAAAATATCTATAAAATGGTTACTCATGGCTACCATGGAAACCCTATAGTCATCTTGCGTGTGTTATTGTCGAGCGAAAAGGACTCCGAAAATACTTTTTCTCACATAGTTTCTAGCCTAAGCGAGGACGATTTTCAATCACTTGTGTCAACTATACCGGAGAGATTTGACCACGGCAAACTGTACATACGCGTTGACAAGCAAAAAGCATATGGGGGAAACGTTTCTCTTAGCGAGAGCGACGACGTAATAAGGATTGTTGTCTCTTTGAAGCCACACTTAAGAAGTCCCCAAAGTATTGAAAACTTCCTGATTTCGTTGAGAAAGGCTCCAACCCGCGCCGCGTAA
- a CDS encoding 50S ribosomal protein L15e produces the protein MGYLKYMAEQWKRPMQGEHAELMRQRMLIWRREPTVVRIPKPTRINRARALGYKAKQGFVVARVRIRKGGLNRPRPSSGRRPKRMGVYGYSPHKSAQLIAEEKAARKFPNLVVLGSYYVGEDGVYKWYEVVMVDPNHPAVKKDIERRWVSGYKVEKARPSRELLLKILSKAKLDVENEQKNTQ, from the coding sequence ATGGGGTATCTAAAATACATGGCCGAACAGTGGAAAAGACCCATGCAAGGTGAACACGCAGAATTAATGAGGCAAAGGATGCTTATCTGGAGGAGAGAGCCAACAGTCGTGAGAATCCCGAAGCCAACCAGAATTAACAGGGCAAGAGCACTGGGATACAAGGCCAAGCAGGGATTTGTTGTAGCACGCGTAAGGATTCGCAAGGGCGGTCTAAATAGGCCGCGTCCATCCAGCGGAAGGAGACCAAAGAGAATGGGTGTGTACGGCTATTCCCCACACAAGAGTGCACAGCTTATTGCAGAGGAAAAAGCCGCTAGGAAGTTCCCGAACCTTGTTGTGCTAGGGTCTTACTATGTCGGAGAAGACGGAGTATACAAGTGGTACGAAGTGGTAATGGTCGACCCGAACCACCCCGCAGTAAAGAAAGATATTGAGCGCCGCTGGGTATCCGGATACAAAGTAGAAAAAGCACGGCCATCCCGAGAATTATTGCTCAAGATACTTTCCAAAGCCAAGCTAGATGTAGAAAATGAGCAGAAGAACACACAGTAA
- a CDS encoding NOG1 family protein, whose translation MCAEIARLKQQMVFAPKTSSELFEQMVKQCRKRTTKKGANKLETRRIRTLECIKSATRFAAGKLKNVALKSPFVEDLHPFFRELLEISVNIEDYKSCASRVYSASKLINRIGRGYIIKVKRSQKTDEIVRFEREFFGRTYSILKDIEDCLSTVRNFQVTFQNLPDIDVSLPTVIIAGAPNVGKSSLLRRLSRAKPEVKPYPFTTKELIVGHLEHLLGKIQLIDTPGLLDSPLEEKKNVERKAVIALKHISNLVLFIVDPTETCGFSLDYQKKVLETVRSIVSCDVWIVLNKADIASPSHVENFKKKFNINEFFIISAEKGVNIDKLKNEIIEYFQNRNAKI comes from the coding sequence ATGTGTGCAGAGATAGCTAGGCTGAAGCAACAGATGGTGTTTGCACCCAAGACTTCTAGCGAGCTTTTCGAACAAATGGTCAAACAATGTAGAAAAAGGACGACGAAAAAAGGCGCAAACAAGCTTGAGACTAGGAGGATAAGAACACTTGAATGCATCAAGTCGGCAACAAGGTTTGCCGCAGGTAAACTAAAGAATGTTGCATTAAAGAGCCCATTCGTTGAGGATCTTCATCCATTTTTCAGAGAACTCCTCGAGATAAGTGTCAATATAGAGGACTATAAGAGTTGTGCCTCGCGTGTCTACAGTGCGTCCAAACTCATAAACAGGATTGGACGCGGCTATATTATAAAAGTTAAACGAAGCCAGAAAACAGATGAAATAGTTCGTTTCGAGAGAGAGTTCTTTGGCAGGACATATTCTATTCTAAAAGATATTGAAGATTGTCTTTCAACTGTCAGGAACTTCCAGGTAACCTTTCAAAACCTTCCCGATATAGATGTCTCCCTTCCAACCGTTATAATAGCTGGTGCCCCCAATGTTGGAAAATCATCTCTACTAAGGAGACTATCTAGGGCGAAGCCCGAGGTAAAACCATATCCATTTACCACCAAGGAACTAATCGTTGGCCATCTGGAACACTTGCTTGGAAAAATCCAATTAATAGATACCCCCGGTCTTCTGGATTCTCCACTAGAAGAGAAGAAAAACGTAGAGAGAAAGGCGGTCATCGCCTTGAAACACATTTCCAACCTTGTACTGTTTATCGTTGACCCAACTGAAACATGCGGCTTTTCACTCGACTACCAGAAAAAAGTCCTAGAAACCGTTAGGTCAATAGTCAGCTGTGACGTTTGGATAGTATTGAATAAGGCGGACATAGCTTCCCCCTCACACGTTGAAAACTTTAAGAAGAAATTTAACATTAATGAATTTTTTATAATATCCGCCGAAAAAGGAGTAAACATTGACAAGCTAAAAAACGAGATTATAGAGTATTTTCAAAACAGAAACGCCAAGATTTAA
- the psmB gene encoding archaeal proteasome endopeptidase complex subunit beta, producing the protein MEALPGTTVGIKVDGGVVLAAEKRVAYQLYLMSKSGKKVYLILDKMGLASAGLMADMQTLARIIEAEMRLYELDSGISPKVQTVAKTLSYILYERRLFPYYAEILVGGIDEEGSHLYTLDPIGAIIEDNYSALGSGTQLAISIIEAEYKPDMKVEDAKTLAIKALYAAMKRDASSGDGVDVLVISKDKTYEQTYSVGDIEKMFSK; encoded by the coding sequence ATGGAGGCATTACCAGGCACAACAGTAGGCATAAAGGTTGACGGGGGCGTTGTTCTAGCTGCCGAGAAGAGAGTAGCTTATCAGCTTTACCTAATGAGTAAAAGCGGGAAAAAAGTCTACCTCATACTGGACAAAATGGGACTTGCCAGCGCTGGATTGATGGCTGACATGCAGACGCTTGCTAGGATAATCGAGGCAGAGATGAGGCTGTACGAGCTCGACTCTGGAATCTCGCCAAAGGTCCAAACAGTTGCAAAGACACTTTCCTATATCCTTTATGAGAGAAGATTGTTCCCGTATTATGCCGAGATCCTTGTGGGCGGGATAGATGAAGAGGGATCTCATCTTTACACACTTGACCCTATAGGTGCAATAATTGAGGACAACTATTCTGCCCTTGGCTCTGGAACACAGCTTGCAATAAGCATCATTGAGGCAGAGTACAAGCCCGACATGAAGGTGGAAGATGCAAAAACCCTTGCCATAAAAGCCCTCTACGCGGCCATGAAGAGGGACGCGTCTAGCGGCGACGGCGTGGACGTGCTTGTCATCAGCAAAGACAAGACATATGAGCAGACATACTCCGTGGGAGACATAGAAAAAATGTTTTCCAAATAG
- a CDS encoding DNA-directed DNA polymerase produces the protein MATSFTQTLSNGVSSVEFWLLDINYDVIDEEPIIYMWGVTRDDKRIVVVEKNFRPYFYVLTDPGNIEIIKKKLQPYRVLSIDRVEKKYFGRPVTAIKVTLSNPRTVPEAREAVASLAGIREVLEADIRFYMRYMVDKGILPSSWLEAKVREVEVPRGWQVDEAYEVVGDITVLDEKRAPKLRTYAFDIECYNKYGEPDPERDPIIIISRMHDAGEEVFTAENGGERRLIEEFVEDLRTYDPDIIFGYNTNLFDWPYLLKRAHVNNVKLKLGRNMGEPAQSVYGHFSVVGRANIDLYDYAGDLQEVKIKTLENVAEFLGVVPKSRRILIDTNRIYEYWDDTSKRPILRQYALDDAKSTYLLGQVVLPFGIQLSSLVGLPLDQVFAASVGNRVEWFLIRQAYRFNELVPNVKERREETYQGAIVLKPKPGIHKNIAVLDFSSMYPNVMIKYNVSPDTYVPPDEDVPRDMVWVAPEVGHRFRKEPPGFYRVVLESLIRARKEIREAMKRLDVKSDEYKILDERQKAIKVITNATYGYSGWSLARWYKREVAEATTAWGRELIKKTISYAEGLGLEIIYGDTDSVFVKNDEEKVAKLIEFVEGELGFEIKVDKVYSKVFFTEAKKKYCGLLADGRIDVVGFEAVRGDWAEISKDIQEEVVRIVLTEEDPWEAVDYVKKTIGELSRGKVPLEKLIIWKTLSKDLEEYEVDAPHVQAARELKRLGYRVGKGSKIGYIVVKGSGKVSEKAKPYVAVKSPDEIDIDYYVKRQIIPAALRILEYFGVREEHFLGGKKQASLTDFF, from the coding sequence ATGGCGACAAGCTTTACTCAAACACTTTCTAATGGAGTTTCAAGCGTAGAGTTTTGGCTACTAGACATAAACTACGACGTAATAGATGAAGAGCCCATAATCTATATGTGGGGAGTAACTAGAGATGACAAAAGGATAGTTGTAGTAGAGAAAAACTTTAGACCTTACTTTTATGTCTTGACAGACCCTGGAAACATAGAGATAATAAAGAAAAAATTGCAGCCATACAGGGTTCTCAGTATTGATCGAGTCGAGAAAAAGTACTTTGGAAGGCCCGTCACAGCAATTAAAGTCACGCTCAGCAATCCACGAACCGTCCCAGAAGCCAGAGAAGCAGTGGCGAGTTTAGCCGGCATAAGGGAAGTCCTGGAGGCAGACATTCGGTTCTATATGAGATACATGGTTGACAAGGGGATTCTCCCTAGCTCATGGCTAGAGGCAAAGGTTCGCGAAGTAGAGGTTCCAAGGGGCTGGCAAGTAGATGAGGCATATGAAGTCGTCGGTGACATTACTGTACTTGACGAAAAAAGGGCGCCAAAGCTGAGAACCTATGCGTTTGATATTGAGTGCTATAATAAATATGGTGAGCCTGACCCAGAAAGAGACCCCATAATTATTATTAGCAGGATGCACGACGCTGGGGAAGAAGTTTTCACGGCAGAAAACGGGGGAGAAAGAAGACTAATTGAAGAATTCGTCGAAGACCTGAGAACATACGACCCAGACATTATATTCGGATACAACACGAACCTCTTCGACTGGCCATACCTACTCAAGCGGGCACATGTAAATAATGTGAAACTCAAACTGGGAAGAAACATGGGAGAACCAGCGCAAAGCGTCTATGGGCATTTCTCGGTCGTCGGCAGGGCAAACATAGATCTATACGACTACGCTGGCGACCTGCAAGAAGTAAAAATAAAGACCCTAGAGAATGTGGCCGAATTCTTGGGCGTGGTTCCGAAGTCGAGGAGGATACTGATAGACACCAATAGGATATATGAATATTGGGACGACACGTCAAAGAGGCCTATATTAAGGCAGTATGCGCTGGACGACGCGAAGAGCACGTACCTGCTTGGACAGGTAGTTTTACCTTTTGGAATACAACTCTCGAGCCTCGTTGGGCTACCCCTTGACCAGGTTTTTGCCGCTTCGGTTGGGAACAGGGTTGAATGGTTCCTGATCAGGCAGGCGTATCGATTTAATGAGCTTGTTCCAAATGTGAAGGAGAGACGTGAAGAAACATACCAAGGCGCAATCGTTCTAAAACCGAAGCCTGGAATACACAAGAACATCGCGGTGCTGGACTTTTCCTCGATGTATCCAAACGTGATGATAAAGTACAACGTCTCTCCTGACACATATGTTCCGCCGGACGAGGATGTCCCCAGGGATATGGTGTGGGTCGCCCCAGAAGTTGGCCACCGCTTCAGAAAGGAGCCTCCCGGTTTCTATCGGGTTGTCTTGGAGAGCTTGATAAGGGCTAGGAAAGAAATAAGGGAAGCCATGAAGAGGCTCGACGTCAAAAGCGACGAATACAAGATACTCGATGAGAGACAAAAAGCCATAAAGGTAATTACTAACGCGACGTATGGCTATAGTGGCTGGAGCCTGGCACGGTGGTACAAGAGAGAGGTTGCCGAGGCTACGACTGCCTGGGGACGCGAATTAATCAAGAAGACTATTTCTTACGCCGAGGGGCTCGGGCTGGAAATAATCTATGGCGACACAGACAGCGTATTTGTAAAAAACGATGAAGAAAAAGTTGCAAAACTAATAGAGTTTGTCGAGGGAGAGCTAGGATTCGAGATAAAGGTAGACAAGGTGTATTCAAAGGTGTTCTTCACAGAGGCAAAGAAAAAGTATTGCGGCCTGCTTGCAGACGGCAGGATAGACGTTGTTGGGTTCGAGGCTGTTCGTGGAGACTGGGCAGAGATATCAAAGGACATACAGGAAGAAGTCGTCCGTATAGTTCTAACAGAAGAGGATCCATGGGAGGCAGTGGACTACGTAAAGAAAACCATAGGTGAACTAAGCAGAGGAAAAGTTCCCCTCGAGAAACTAATAATCTGGAAAACTCTCTCAAAGGACCTAGAAGAATACGAGGTTGACGCCCCCCATGTTCAGGCAGCAAGAGAACTCAAGAGGCTTGGCTACAGGGTTGGCAAGGGGTCCAAGATAGGATACATAGTCGTTAAAGGCTCCGGCAAGGTTTCTGAAAAAGCGAAGCCCTATGTTGCCGTAAAGTCTCCAGACGAGATAGACATAGACTACTATGTTAAGCGTCAAATCATACCGGCAGCGTTGAGAATCCTTGAGTATTTCGGTGTGAGAGAAGAACACTTCTTGGGAGGCAAGAAACAGGCTTCCCTGACAGACTTTTTCTAG
- a CDS encoding DUF47 domain-containing protein, producing MSNLSIADAKLIATLRKELQLSQEMLEEIRRIIKTINDEKYREDQKARINRIQKAKEETINLQTDYLSYLTKASRALMHREEWVRIGSQILAVIDKLSGISYRLGFLTDKNWIIPENVATNLVKICDNVSAMTELLSQAMNKLLNDPSQSLGDLRKIAELEHANDALYRETIFEVLGSNISSGTMLLLTSIAEMLEDSSDTLYDIVNNLYIILLEIT from the coding sequence ATGTCCAACCTATCCATCGCGGACGCAAAACTAATCGCGACATTGAGGAAAGAGCTCCAGCTCTCACAGGAAATGCTAGAGGAGATACGGAGGATAATAAAGACTATTAATGACGAGAAGTATCGGGAGGACCAGAAGGCACGGATAAACAGGATACAGAAGGCAAAAGAAGAAACAATAAATCTCCAAACAGACTACCTGAGCTACTTAACGAAGGCCTCGCGTGCACTGATGCATCGCGAAGAATGGGTAAGAATTGGTTCACAGATCCTCGCTGTAATTGACAAGTTGAGCGGGATATCCTACAGGCTGGGATTCCTGACGGACAAAAACTGGATTATCCCCGAAAATGTCGCAACAAACCTCGTCAAGATATGCGACAACGTCTCAGCAATGACCGAGCTACTCAGCCAGGCTATGAACAAGTTGCTCAACGACCCCTCTCAGTCGCTAGGAGACCTGAGAAAAATCGCCGAACTCGAGCACGCCAATGACGCGCTATACAGAGAAACAATCTTCGAGGTTCTTGGGTCCAATATCTCAAGCGGAACAATGCTCCTGCTAACAAGCATAGCAGAGATGCTGGAAGACAGCTCTGACACCCTCTACGACATCGTGAACAACCTCTACATTATACTCTTAGAAATCACCTAG
- a CDS encoding ATP-binding protein — MVIRSKIKLSLGSLPFPRLVIDQGHMLVVGPTGSGKTNTVKVVLEELEKNEVPSLVLDFHGEYDELPRVTPGEDLSFNMLATQEIEFIVDILSSVFQVSEPQWYILLKALKRGKPPYRLVDVISLLEEEAVRDWREYEIKSALLRRLTILNEGTLGKTLNGDNPPSFLFEKTVAVDLSRLPVRYRGLLSLIILKHLYDYVTSKTRPGRIMHATVIEEAWNILTYRARWEQPTIGERLFLELRKYGELVIAVSQRLDDLSERAVYNSRYILLTSFTQLELQKLGCQLQASELLKYTKLKRGVVLCITENCRIRRLKVRRAKRSMHR; from the coding sequence ATGGTGATCCGCTCAAAGATAAAGCTCTCGCTGGGCTCCCTGCCTTTTCCAAGGCTTGTAATCGACCAGGGACACATGCTTGTCGTTGGGCCAACTGGTAGCGGCAAGACAAATACTGTTAAGGTTGTTTTGGAGGAGCTCGAGAAAAACGAGGTACCATCGCTTGTTCTCGATTTTCACGGGGAATACGATGAACTGCCCCGGGTTACTCCGGGCGAAGATCTTTCTTTTAACATGCTGGCTACACAGGAAATAGAATTCATAGTGGATATTCTCAGCAGTGTATTTCAGGTATCAGAGCCACAGTGGTACATCTTGCTGAAGGCCTTGAAGAGGGGGAAGCCGCCCTACAGGCTAGTGGATGTTATTTCACTGCTCGAAGAGGAGGCTGTACGGGATTGGCGGGAATACGAGATTAAGTCTGCATTATTGAGGAGGCTAACGATACTCAATGAGGGCACACTTGGAAAGACCCTTAACGGAGACAACCCACCGAGTTTTCTATTTGAGAAGACGGTCGCAGTCGATCTGAGCCGTCTCCCGGTAAGATACCGCGGCCTTCTTTCACTCATTATACTGAAACATCTGTACGACTATGTCACGTCCAAGACCAGGCCAGGGAGAATCATGCATGCAACCGTAATAGAGGAGGCATGGAACATACTAACATATAGGGCTAGATGGGAACAGCCAACTATAGGTGAAAGGCTTTTTCTTGAACTGAGAAAGTACGGAGAACTCGTGATAGCTGTGTCCCAGCGGCTAGACGACCTCTCAGAGAGGGCAGTCTATAATTCGCGCTATATTTTGCTTACCAGTTTTACCCAGCTAGAACTCCAGAAGCTTGGATGCCAGCTTCAAGCCTCCGAGCTCCTGAAATACACAAAATTGAAAAGAGGCGTCGTATTATGCATAACTGAGAATTGTAGGATACGAAGGTTAAAGGTGCGTAGAGCAAAAAGATCTATGCACAGGTAG
- a CDS encoding OB-fold nucleic acid binding domain-containing protein yields the protein MQENSDTREIYLDCFLKIYPWEIKTNNVKRGTNIFVKIQLGNIILYSRKVSLAGRVKEIYKGEKFTDILLEAKEDVVPLRLWPEKQHLLDVKNIEENSFLKAFGTLREDRDGNIYVSVLALSRIPENHIESFYTSVGEDRKFFERFLKNNNTGVS from the coding sequence ATGCAGGAAAACAGTGATACGAGGGAAATCTATCTGGACTGTTTTCTGAAAATCTACCCATGGGAAATAAAAACAAACAATGTAAAGCGAGGCACAAACATTTTCGTTAAGATACAGCTCGGCAACATAATTCTTTACTCGAGGAAGGTTTCCCTCGCAGGAAGGGTAAAAGAGATCTATAAAGGTGAAAAATTCACAGACATACTCCTAGAGGCAAAGGAAGATGTAGTACCCCTAAGGCTCTGGCCAGAGAAACAACATCTCCTCGACGTAAAGAACATAGAGGAAAACTCTTTCCTTAAAGCCTTCGGCACACTTAGGGAGGACCGGGACGGGAATATATATGTATCCGTTCTGGCTCTCAGCCGCATCCCAGAAAACCACATAGAAAGCTTCTACACAAGTGTAGGGGAGGATAGAAAGTTCTTCGAAAGATTCCTGAAAAACAATAATACAGGCGTGTCGTAG